ACCGCGACCTCTGTTGTTCGGGCGCCTCGCCTACGCCGCCAAGCGCCCCTTCTTCGCGCTGCCGGCCTACGACTGGACACTCGGCGGCTGCGATGCCGTAAACCCGGAAGCGACACCGCCCGATCCCTGGCCCGGCGACGTCGATGCGGGCGCCGCCCTGCTTGAGGGGCATTGGTCACTGGCTGGACAGACGCTCCTGGACCCGAACCCGCTCTGGTGCCCACCCGAAGCAGGGACGGCTTGGCTAGAGGAAGTGCATGGCTTCGCCTGGCTGCGGGATCTGCGGGCGACGGCGGGCGATACGGCCAGACGGCGCGCGCGCGAGCTGACCGAAAGCTGGCTGGCCGCCCACAGCCGTTTCGACCGGCTTGCCTGGGCGCCGCTGACCACTTCGCGCCGCCTGTCCCACTGGCTCGGCCAGTGGGATTTCTTCGCCGCCAGCGCCGAGACGCAATTCCGTCGCGAGCTGCTGCACTCCGCAGCCCGCCAAACGCGCCATCTGGCGCGCGTGCTGCCTGCCGGTCTGGCGGGCGCGGACCTGGTTCTCGCGCTGCGGGGGCTGATCATCGCCGGCGCCTGCCTGCCAGGCTGCCTGGCGCAGATGCGCCGCGGGCTCGCCTTGCTGGAGCTGGAGCTGGCCCGTCAGATCCTGCCCGACGGCGGACAGATCGAGCGCAGTCCGGCGCATCATCTGGCCATGCTGCGCGACCTGATCGATCTGCGCGCGACGCTGCATGGCGCGGACCAGACGGTGCCGCCCAACCTGGTGGCAGCCATCGAGTCGATGGCACCGATGTTGCGCCTTTACCAGCATGGCGACGGCGGTCTGGCCTTGTTCAACGGCAGCCTGCCGGAGCAGGGGTTCAAGGTCGACCTCGTGCTGCAACGCGCCGATGCCCGGCGGCGGCCCCGAATGTCCGCGCCGCAGAGCGGTTTTCAGCGGCTGCAAAGCGGGCGCACCTTGATCATCCTGGATGCGGGCCCACCCCCGCCGCCGGGCTCCGACCGCGCGGCCCATGCCG
The sequence above is drawn from the Algihabitans albus genome and encodes:
- a CDS encoding heparinase II/III family protein, which gives rise to MFGRLAYAAKRPFFALPAYDWTLGGCDAVNPEATPPDPWPGDVDAGAALLEGHWSLAGQTLLDPNPLWCPPEAGTAWLEEVHGFAWLRDLRATAGDTARRRARELTESWLAAHSRFDRLAWAPLTTSRRLSHWLGQWDFFAASAETQFRRELLHSAARQTRHLARVLPAGLAGADLVLALRGLIIAGACLPGCLAQMRRGLALLELELARQILPDGGQIERSPAHHLAMLRDLIDLRATLHGADQTVPPNLVAAIESMAPMLRLYQHGDGGLALFNGSLPEQGFKVDLVLQRADARRRPRMSAPQSGFQRLQSGRTLIILDAGPPPPPGSDRAAHAGTLAFELSVARERLIVNCGPGTADLPEAYRRLLRGTPAHSTLTLGDMNASPLGRSGGMIARAAIPYCERDEAEGAVWVEAAHDGYSERFGLRHIRRLYLSAGGEDLRGEDRLEPVERGGSKRDLRFAIRFHLHPDVQATLLSGGGALLRLAKAGGWRLRASGAEITLEDSVYHGGPAERRSQQVVLAGLCPPEGLKVKWALRRETKGRDPRARGPQST